In Psychrobacter immobilis, a single genomic region encodes these proteins:
- a CDS encoding aldo/keto reductase yields MQYQMLPQLNEKVSKICLGTMTWGQQNTETQAHEQMDMALSEGVNFWDTAEMYPSPPDKDKQGDTERFMGTWFNKTKQRDKVILASKISPMDFLRDGQTRFNAEHISSAIDGNLQRLQTDYIDIYQLHWPERQANFFSQLGYTEEMAAQPLDDLTPFLETIQALNDEIKKGRIRAYGLSNDTAWGLMRYLWEADKNGLIAPITVQNPYSLLNRLYEVAMAEITHRENVGLLAYSPLGFGVLSGKYLDGKRPAGARLTMYDRFARYTNEEALSATTQYAKIAEDAGLDMAQMALAFVNSRSFVTSNIIGATTIEQLKSNIDSIHLTLSSEVLEAIEAVHTQHPNPSP; encoded by the coding sequence ATGCAATATCAAATGTTGCCACAACTCAATGAAAAAGTTTCTAAGATTTGTTTAGGCACGATGACATGGGGACAGCAAAATACCGAGACCCAAGCACATGAACAAATGGACATGGCGCTAAGCGAAGGGGTGAATTTTTGGGATACGGCGGAGATGTATCCATCGCCGCCGGATAAGGACAAGCAAGGCGATACTGAACGCTTTATGGGTACATGGTTTAATAAAACCAAACAGCGCGATAAAGTTATCCTTGCTAGCAAAATATCGCCGATGGATTTTTTGCGTGATGGGCAAACGCGTTTTAATGCCGAACATATTAGCAGCGCCATCGATGGCAATCTTCAGCGTTTGCAGACCGATTATATTGATATTTACCAGCTCCATTGGCCTGAACGCCAAGCGAATTTTTTTAGTCAGCTTGGCTATACCGAAGAGATGGCAGCGCAACCATTAGATGATTTGACACCATTTCTAGAGACCATTCAAGCGTTAAATGATGAGATTAAAAAAGGGCGTATTCGCGCTTATGGACTATCGAACGACACCGCTTGGGGACTGATGCGCTACCTATGGGAGGCCGATAAAAATGGTTTGATCGCCCCTATCACGGTGCAAAATCCTTATAGTTTGCTAAATCGCTTATATGAAGTCGCTATGGCCGAGATTACGCACCGTGAGAATGTGGGTCTACTGGCTTATTCACCGCTTGGCTTTGGTGTATTATCTGGTAAATATCTCGATGGCAAACGTCCAGCGGGTGCGCGTCTGACGATGTATGATCGCTTTGCGCGCTATACCAACGAAGAAGCGCTATCAGCCACTACTCAATACGCCAAAATAGCAGAAGATGCAGGTTTAGATATGGCACAGATGGCACTAGCTTTCGTTAACTCACGCTCATTTGTCACCAGTAATATTATTGGCGCTACTACGATCGAGCAGCTAAAATCCAACATCGATAGTATACACTTAACCTTAAGCTCAGAAGTATTGGAAGCGATTGAAGCGGTGCATACCCAGCATCCCAATCCATCACCTTAG
- the lspA gene encoding signal peptidase II has protein sequence MPNHTPNSTESSNNKPPYGEVDKSPEPAHATTGSSTTPKSRLNKTPKMIANGRRAFTWYLLSLVVLIIDQWTKWLAETKLTFHEPVPVIEPFLNWTLAYNYGAAFSFLADAGGWQKWFFSGLALIMSLFLIGYLIKAPRQAKLLSTGLALVLGGAVGNLIDRLLHGHVIDFIHVHNADVWHYPIFNIADMGISIGVALIVIDMLFLEKKREMPRL, from the coding sequence ATGCCTAACCATACGCCTAACTCAACAGAATCATCAAACAACAAGCCGCCATATGGTGAAGTCGATAAATCACCTGAACCAGCTCATGCAACCACAGGCAGCTCAACGACACCGAAAAGTCGTCTGAATAAGACGCCAAAAATGATTGCGAATGGCCGTCGTGCGTTTACGTGGTATCTCCTATCGTTGGTCGTGCTAATTATCGATCAATGGACGAAGTGGCTGGCTGAAACTAAACTGACTTTTCATGAGCCAGTACCTGTGATTGAGCCTTTTCTGAATTGGACATTGGCATACAACTATGGCGCGGCATTTAGCTTTTTGGCAGATGCCGGTGGTTGGCAGAAGTGGTTTTTTTCGGGACTGGCATTGATAATGTCGCTATTTTTAATTGGCTACCTGATAAAAGCCCCGCGCCAAGCCAAGCTACTATCGACAGGTCTAGCGCTAGTGCTCGGCGGTGCGGTTGGCAATCTCATTGACCGCTTGCTACATGGTCACGTCATCGACTTCATCCATGTACACAACGCTGATGTCTGGCATTACCCTATCTTTAATATTGCGGATATGGGCATTAGTATCGGTGTAGCGTTGATTGTCATTGACATGCTATTTTTAGAAAAAAAGCGTGAAATGCCACGGTTGTAA
- a CDS encoding glutathione S-transferase family protein, with protein MITLYKYTHPSRAETVIWALQELGLEYETKEIDGKKGEQRSPEFLAVNPFGKIPTITHEGKHFTESLAIIEYLNELHPDKPLTPNTADENFAEKNYKLRQVISFGMIEIESYLWILTKIKVLDNYENWPEGTANNCMKCIQKALPIAYAWVDEQEYIAGDSFTLADIYYQHLFSWLKMLGVALPEQVQDYLKKLSKREKFPKR; from the coding sequence GTGATTACTTTATACAAATACACCCATCCAAGTCGCGCTGAAACGGTCATTTGGGCATTGCAGGAGCTGGGCTTAGAATATGAGACCAAAGAAATAGATGGCAAAAAAGGGGAGCAGCGTAGTCCTGAGTTTTTAGCCGTTAACCCCTTTGGTAAAATCCCTACCATCACACATGAAGGCAAACATTTTACTGAGTCGTTGGCTATTATTGAATATCTCAATGAGTTACACCCTGACAAACCTTTGACACCAAACACAGCAGATGAGAACTTCGCTGAGAAAAACTATAAACTTCGCCAAGTAATTTCATTTGGCATGATCGAGATTGAGAGTTATCTATGGATACTCACCAAAATCAAGGTATTAGACAATTATGAAAACTGGCCTGAGGGCACCGCTAACAACTGCATGAAGTGTATCCAAAAAGCCCTACCAATTGCTTATGCTTGGGTAGATGAGCAGGAGTATATAGCGGGGGACAGCTTTACGCTGGCAGACATTTATTATCAGCATTTGTTTTCATGGTTGAAGATGCTGGGCGTTGCGTTGCCTGAGCAGGTTCAAGATTATCTTAAAAAATTATCGAAGCGTGAGAAATTTCCTAAGAGGTAA
- a CDS encoding DUF1294 domain-containing protein: MVNKQQGHIKKWQDDKGFGFIETQNGDSIFFHINEFKARRRPEVGEPVVFTFGQDNQGRMQAKDVQELSFVQQKMAQKNQKIRQRNHKRSMQADFEAGQKKRLFLGVGFYGVLILLAAMNKLSWLVVGWYVALGLITYMMYAKDKAAAQNNDWRTPESTLHLLSALGGWVGAMVAQTYLRHKSQKPEFRVAYYLTVLINMAGLLFILTGGSLKFLQGLLDSLV; the protein is encoded by the coding sequence ATGGTAAATAAACAACAAGGTCACATTAAAAAGTGGCAAGACGACAAAGGCTTTGGTTTTATCGAAACACAGAATGGTGATTCAATATTCTTTCATATCAATGAGTTTAAAGCGCGCCGTCGCCCTGAGGTCGGTGAGCCCGTTGTTTTTACGTTTGGGCAAGACAACCAAGGGCGTATGCAAGCAAAAGATGTACAAGAACTGAGCTTTGTGCAGCAAAAAATGGCGCAAAAAAATCAGAAAATCCGTCAGCGTAATCACAAACGTAGCATGCAAGCAGACTTTGAAGCGGGACAAAAGAAACGTTTGTTCCTTGGTGTGGGCTTTTATGGCGTATTAATCTTGTTGGCCGCTATGAACAAGCTCAGCTGGCTAGTTGTGGGTTGGTATGTGGCTTTGGGTCTCATTACTTATATGATGTATGCCAAAGACAAAGCCGCTGCTCAGAATAATGATTGGCGCACACCTGAATCAACCTTGCATCTGCTAAGTGCGCTGGGCGGTTGGGTGGGCGCGATGGTTGCGCAAACGTATCTACGCCACAAGTCGCAAAAGCCTGAATTTCGAGTGGCATATTATTTGACTGTTCTCATCAATATGGCGGGGTTATTGTTTATATTGACAGGAGGAAGCTTGAAATTTTTGCAAGGATTACTTGATTCTTTGGTATAA
- a CDS encoding LrgB family protein yields MTFDNVFVATFAAILLTLIAHVTARVLARKLSWLPMVITALALVLLFLFILQWDYNDYYDVAKPVFDHLLGYVTVLLAVPLAAMNFKGLPVKKLTLIVILASVVGALLPMSLAYLFSLSHDTILAFATRSVTTPIGLSVADLIKAPLAMANLIIIVSGLIGGTLARFLFRGIDDDRAKGLALGLAAHAFGTVEAWQISHTAGRYAAFGLAVNGLVTAVWVPIFISALSI; encoded by the coding sequence ATGACTTTTGATAACGTGTTTGTGGCAACCTTTGCGGCGATATTATTAACGCTAATCGCTCATGTGACTGCTCGTGTATTGGCACGTAAGCTCTCATGGCTGCCGATGGTGATTACGGCGTTGGCGCTTGTTCTCTTATTTTTGTTTATCCTACAATGGGATTACAACGATTATTACGATGTTGCCAAGCCTGTATTTGATCACTTATTGGGATATGTCACCGTACTGTTGGCAGTACCATTAGCAGCAATGAACTTTAAAGGTCTGCCAGTCAAAAAGCTTACTCTCATAGTTATCCTTGCAAGTGTGGTTGGTGCATTGCTACCGATGTCATTGGCTTATTTATTTTCATTAAGTCACGACACCATACTCGCTTTCGCAACGCGTTCAGTGACCACACCCATCGGTCTGAGTGTCGCAGATCTAATTAAAGCACCACTAGCCATGGCGAACTTAATTATTATTGTCTCAGGGCTTATCGGTGGTACTTTGGCGCGCTTTTTATTTCGCGGTATAGATGATGACCGTGCCAAGGGCTTAGCACTTGGATTGGCAGCACATGCTTTTGGTACCGTCGAAGCATGGCAAATTAGCCACACTGCTGGGCGTTATGCGGCATTTGGACTGGCAGTAAACGGGCTGGTCACCGCCGTTTGGGTGCCTATTTTTATCAGCGCACTTTCTATATAA
- a CDS encoding FKBP-type peptidyl-prolyl cis-trans isomerase: MTDSQFINPNEDTRITFGSLVKLHFEVSLENGTMIDSTFSRDAPVTLTIGDESLLPGFEQVLMNLRAGDTRSAHLEPEQAFGDWNPDNIQHFSRTQFALIADNPEIGMMVEFEDKGKNTLPGTISALDDEQVEVDFNHPLAGQSLLFKVKIFKVTPPGVTGIKLM, encoded by the coding sequence ATGACCGACTCACAATTTATCAATCCCAATGAAGACACCCGTATCACTTTTGGCAGCCTTGTAAAGCTGCACTTTGAAGTATCACTAGAGAACGGTACGATGATTGATTCTACCTTTAGCCGTGATGCGCCTGTGACGCTCACCATTGGTGATGAAAGTTTGTTACCTGGCTTTGAGCAGGTATTAATGAACCTGCGTGCTGGTGATACGCGCTCTGCCCACCTTGAGCCGGAGCAGGCATTTGGCGATTGGAATCCTGACAACATCCAACATTTCAGCCGTACTCAGTTTGCGTTAATCGCTGATAATCCAGAAATCGGCATGATGGTAGAGTTCGAAGACAAAGGCAAAAACACGCTGCCGGGTACGATTAGTGCACTCGATGACGAGCAAGTCGAAGTGGATTTTAACCATCCCCTTGCCGGACAATCCCTGTTATTTAAAGTAAAAATCTTTAAGGTTACCCCGCCTGGTGTCACTGGTATAAAGCTCATGTAA
- a CDS encoding lysophospholipid acyltransferase family protein, which translates to MSQSKSGFSLRQQLGRGKQIAGMTTTIAGGLRAAQRIGAFKQPPREKLPRYIQAFCRKMAGSFGVKVVAVERVEQHHGLWVSNHVSWMDIPVVGTLSPAFFLSKAEIGEWPVFGKLAHAAGTVFIERGSGDAGSVAAQIASFLTKGFSVIFFPEATTTDGKKIKRIHGTLLQAAIDADVPVRPLVIAYVNKDGTLSEELPYYGKLTMKESIKKVLDTKDVTAYVLPLEPIDPKGLSKSELTDLLQARMQEGLAELHSRVLTKVAKV; encoded by the coding sequence ATGAGCCAATCTAAGTCAGGCTTCTCACTCAGACAACAATTAGGGCGCGGCAAACAAATTGCTGGCATGACCACCACTATCGCTGGTGGATTGCGCGCCGCCCAACGTATTGGCGCATTTAAGCAGCCACCACGCGAAAAATTGCCACGCTATATTCAAGCCTTTTGCCGCAAAATGGCAGGCTCTTTTGGCGTCAAGGTTGTGGCAGTCGAGCGGGTAGAGCAGCATCACGGATTATGGGTATCCAATCATGTGTCATGGATGGATATCCCTGTGGTGGGGACGCTGAGTCCTGCTTTTTTCTTATCCAAAGCTGAAATCGGTGAATGGCCTGTATTTGGTAAGCTGGCTCATGCAGCAGGCACGGTATTTATCGAGCGTGGTTCCGGTGATGCAGGGTCGGTCGCCGCCCAAATTGCCAGTTTTTTGACCAAAGGTTTCTCGGTCATATTCTTCCCTGAGGCGACCACCACCGATGGCAAAAAAATCAAGCGTATTCATGGCACGTTGCTACAAGCTGCCATAGATGCTGACGTACCCGTACGCCCACTGGTAATTGCTTACGTCAATAAAGACGGCACGTTAAGTGAAGAGTTGCCTTACTATGGCAAGCTTACGATGAAAGAGAGCATAAAAAAGGTGCTCGATACGAAAGATGTGACCGCCTATGTATTGCCACTTGAGCCAATAGATCCTAAAGGGTTGAGCAAAAGTGAATTGACGGATTTGTTACAAGCCCGTATGCAAGAAGGTTTGGCGGAACTGCATTCGCGAGTCTTAACGAAAGTCGCTAAAGTTTAA
- a CDS encoding CidA/LrgA family protein, whose translation MKSTHSAHLPLWLALVLTLTMVIVVRESAVIICQLAGIEKAANIVGLVAMFFILMAWRLLKGLPSWLTQASNTLLVDSGFAFLPVSAGAGLLLFALGDELWGVMLTMMISTLIPLWGLAILANRSLNHDVSIDSTTVEEHKGQL comes from the coding sequence ATGAAATCTACTCACTCCGCCCATTTGCCGCTATGGCTTGCCTTAGTCCTGACACTCACGATGGTCATCGTGGTTCGTGAATCAGCCGTTATCATCTGTCAATTGGCAGGAATAGAAAAGGCTGCCAACATCGTTGGATTGGTCGCCATGTTCTTTATTTTGATGGCATGGCGATTACTTAAAGGGCTGCCCAGTTGGCTCACCCAAGCCAGTAACACTTTATTGGTGGATAGCGGTTTTGCTTTTTTGCCCGTGTCTGCAGGTGCAGGTTTACTGCTATTCGCTTTAGGTGATGAGCTTTGGGGCGTTATGCTGACGATGATGATTAGCACACTCATACCGCTTTGGGGACTTGCCATACTTGCCAACCGTTCGCTCAATCACGATGTTAGCATCGATAGCACCACCGTTGAAGAGCACAAAGGACAGCTATGA
- the hflX gene encoding ribosome rescue GTPase HflX: MDYFERHEGGERAIIVHLDIRQIQDPDDLGEFELLADSAGADRLALVTGSRQRPDARYFVGSGKAEEIAELVREHDADIVLFNHSLSPSQERNIEALVKCRVLDRTGLILDIFAQRARTYEGKLQVELAQLNHLSTRLVRGWTHLERQKGGIGLRGPGETQLETDRRLLQVRVNQLKSRIEKVRQTRAQGRARRQKSDVPTISLVGYTNAGKSTLFNRLVDENIYAADKLFATLDPTLRRLDWQGVGRVVLVDTVGFVRHLPHELVESFHATLEETLEADLLLHVIDSSSEDMHEQIQAVKDVLAEIDNDVPVLNVYNKIDLTDEPAHIGYASEGQPNRVYVSSRENLGMEALSLAVQQLLTGTLTTFELTLPYHAGQLKNALYELGVIQEESYDDSGHECLTIRLPSDTLRQLLGQANLEPLDVLPLAQATLLMPVLEDFEKPDEVEEPTMTEAEEKAFDEFDALNSEAAKSEELAVEVETPDSKI; this comes from the coding sequence TTGGATTATTTTGAAAGACACGAAGGTGGCGAGCGCGCCATTATAGTACATTTAGACATCCGTCAAATTCAAGATCCTGATGATCTAGGTGAATTTGAGCTGTTAGCAGACTCAGCAGGGGCTGATCGTTTGGCTTTAGTCACAGGCTCACGCCAAAGACCCGACGCCAGATACTTCGTTGGTAGCGGTAAAGCAGAAGAAATAGCAGAATTGGTACGCGAACATGATGCGGATATCGTCTTATTTAACCATAGCTTATCGCCATCACAAGAGCGTAATATTGAAGCTTTGGTCAAATGTCGCGTACTGGATCGTACGGGTTTGATATTGGATATTTTCGCGCAGCGTGCCCGTACTTATGAAGGTAAGCTACAAGTAGAGCTGGCGCAGCTCAACCATTTATCGACGCGTTTGGTACGAGGTTGGACGCATTTGGAGCGTCAAAAAGGCGGTATTGGTCTACGTGGACCCGGCGAAACCCAGCTTGAGACCGATCGTCGCTTGCTACAAGTGCGCGTGAATCAGCTTAAAAGCAGAATCGAGAAAGTCAGACAGACACGTGCGCAAGGTCGAGCCCGCCGCCAAAAATCAGATGTGCCGACGATTTCGCTTGTCGGTTATACCAATGCGGGAAAATCTACGCTATTTAACCGCTTGGTCGACGAAAATATCTATGCAGCGGATAAATTATTTGCCACGCTAGATCCCACTTTACGCCGTTTAGACTGGCAGGGTGTTGGTCGTGTTGTTTTAGTCGATACGGTAGGTTTTGTCCGTCATCTGCCGCATGAGTTGGTCGAATCCTTTCATGCGACATTAGAAGAAACCTTGGAAGCAGATTTATTGCTACACGTCATCGATTCTTCTAGTGAAGATATGCATGAGCAAATTCAGGCGGTCAAAGACGTATTAGCGGAGATTGATAATGATGTACCAGTGCTCAATGTCTACAACAAAATTGATTTGACAGATGAGCCTGCACATATTGGTTATGCTAGCGAAGGACAACCCAATCGCGTCTATGTTTCTTCTAGAGAAAATCTAGGTATGGAAGCGTTGTCGTTAGCCGTCCAGCAGTTACTGACTGGTACACTCACCACCTTTGAGTTGACCTTACCTTATCATGCAGGTCAGTTAAAAAACGCCTTATATGAGCTGGGTGTTATTCAGGAAGAGAGCTACGATGACAGCGGGCATGAATGTTTAACGATTCGCTTGCCAAGCGATACGCTAAGACAACTACTGGGTCAGGCCAATTTAGAGCCTTTAGATGTACTGCCATTAGCACAAGCCACATTATTGATGCCAGTACTTGAAGACTTCGAAAAGCCTGACGAGGTTGAAGAGCCGACGATGACCGAGGCAGAAGAAAAAGCGTTTGATGAGTTTGATGCGCTGAATTCTGAAGCCGCTAAGTCAGAGGAATTAGCAGTAGAAGTGGAAACTCCTGACTCAAAGATATAA